The region CTTTAAAGGTTTTTCTTTAAGAGTTTTCTTAATACCATCTACAGCTTTTTCGATTTGTTTATGATCTCTTCTCTTTATTTTTCCATTTATTCCCTTTCCTACATTAGAATAACTTCTATACGAAGAAGTAAAGGCTATATCTTTTGTTTTTCCTCCAGAAGCATTAACTCTATAAAAATCACGAATTCTATTTCTATTAAAAATATTAGCAAACCTATTAACATAATTCCACCCATCTGAATCATTATTTGCTCCTGCTACAAAGTATATTCTTTTTCCATCTGGATCAACAGCTATTAAAGGTCTATTCCCCACATAGGCATAAGGAGTAAAACTCATATACTTCTCCGCCAACGGATCCACACTTAGCCATATCTACTCAATTTTCCGCTCGCACGTCATTCAATCTTACAGGTAACTTATACTCTTCCTTTTATCAAATATACTTTTTTTCTCTCATCTTTCTTTTTCAATTGAAATAAAAATAGTTCCATTAAAAATCTTTTACATAAAATAGTGTTATAGCTCCTGCGGTAGCTATAACACTATTTTATGTAAAATTAGAAGTATTTTTAGACTACCTCACAGTGAAAGAAGAAGTTCTAATTGATAAAGACACCAGCATTTGCATTCTGTAAGTATCTGAATTTGAAGAAACAGATCGCAATCACATCTTCTCCGTCATTGATGCCTTTATAGCAAAAAGAAAAATTCACTCTATTTTATAAAACATAAATCCCAACCTAACGGCTGGGATTTTTACTTTTATTTTATGTAAAGGTAACTAAGAAAACTCCGTATTTAACTTTTAATATTACTCATTTCAGTACCAAATCATAATCCCTAGGAGAACTTTCATTTGTAACCAATCGCCAACCTTCTTTTAATTTTAATTCAGCCATTGGTCCTACATAAAATGTATCTACTTTTTTAAAATATCTTTTAATTTTAGATGAAAACAATTTAAATAACTTTTCAGAATCATTATCATTTGAAATAGTCGAAATTCTCCCTGCAACAATAACATTTTCTTTATTTAAATAAATACCTCCTACTTTTAGCTCAATCGATTTAGGATTATTCATTTGATCAATTGCAAACTTCGTCGTACCTTCTCTTTGCACAACCTCTCTAAAGTTTAAATTTTCTTCTTCTGTTAAAATTAAATACCTATCTATTTTATTCCAATCACCAAATGAAACAAAACCTAAATTAGGTATCTCCAAAATAGTATTAGTAACAAATACTTTTGATTGATCATGTAATCCAGCTAAATAATACGAAATATTTATTGAATGTTCTATTTCCTGAAATAATGGTTTAATATCCTCCAAAATTGCAAAAAACATTATTTGTTTACTTTTCATTTTATTGTTTAGGTATTAAGATTAAATGTTCTCCTTTTCCAATTTGAGTTCTAATTCTCGCGGCATTTCTTAGTTCTCTAGTAGTTGGTGTAATACCATCTTTGAGAACATCAACAGTGTTTATTCTCAAAGTTGGATAACTTGGATGAGTAGCTGTTATATCAAGATATGAACCACCTTTTCTTCCACCTCCCAACGGTCTCAAATATTCCTCTGCTGTTCTACCACCACCACCTGTTATAGTATAACCTCTACTTTCCAGGTGTGAAGATATCTCATTTATTTGATTCCTTGTTGCCATATTTCCTAATCTACCACTCATTTTTGTAGTAGTAGTTTCTACTTTTCCTACTTCTAAAGATCTACCAAATAAATTTCTTCCAATCTCCAAATTTCCTGGATTAGTAGCCTTCTCCATCATCAGTGAATATCCTGAATATCCTCTCCAATCTGTACTTCCATCAGAATTTGCAGATAATTTTTGCGCATCAGCATCTATTTGAACAGCTTGGCTTCCTCCTGTAAAATCAGCTAAAAAATTCCAGAAACTATTTGATTCTTTCTTTTGCGCTATAATATTTATTTCAGGAATAAAATTATTTTCTCCTCCTGAGTTATCATTCCATATCCCATTGTTATAAGTCCAACTACCATCACTATCTGTATGAACATCTCCATTTTGAAAATTACCTTTTTCAGGTGGGATAGCACTCATCCCCGTAGGATCAATCAAATTAATCGGATTATTGTGTACATAATGGTATGGTGTCCAAGAGGGATACTTCTCCGCCAATGGATCCACATTCATCCATCTGCCAATAGCTGCATCATAGTTACGAGCACCATAATCGTAATAGTTAAGCCCTAATTCCTCCTGTTTCTCTTTGCCATTGTATTGATACTTATAATCTTTCATTAAAGCATCATTCTTCTGATTATAGCCCTTATGTGCTAACCCAAAAGGGTAATAGTTTGTTTCTTCTATAACCTCATTTGCTTCAATTATGTTGTTTTTACTCTTATCACTATAAGACAGTCTTACATTGCCTAGATGATCTTTAAATTGATATACATAAGAATTTGTTTCAGCATTAAAAAAGCCTTCTGCTGTAGGTAAGAAACTAAGCTTACCCTTTACATACTGAAACCCTCCTAGATAATCCGTTAGCGTAACTACGCCTTTCTCTGTGACTTTCTTCTGTATCTTCTCTCCACTAGCTGTATAAAGATACTCTATTTTATCAGTTCCGAAGTTAATCTCTACAGGTAAATTTAAGTGATTATGCTTAATCTTAGTTATTTTTTTGTGTTTATCACTAGTGAGATTACCAAACTCATCATAGATGTAATCAGCACCTGCAGTATTTACTTGTTTAAAACCTTCTTGATTTCCTGTGGCATCTCTTACAGTAGATAACCTATTACTTCCTGATTCATAACCATAAGTAAGCTTATCAATTACTGTTGTTACTCCCCCTACAGAAGCTCCATTTCTATCAAGTTTTAAAATATTTCCATTTTTGTCATAGGCTAGTTTTTCATCATATAGATTAGCTGTTGAAGCTGAATTTAAATCAGGAGATTTAAAAGAACCTAATACTAATCTATTAGCTCCATCGTACACATAACCATAACTGCGCTTTTTATTATCTATACCACTAACCCAAATTTGTTCTGAGATATTACCGTTGTAAAGGGCATTTATACCACTAATACTTTGTTCAGGCTTATTGTAGTTTAATTTAAGGGCAAATAATGAGCGCTTGCCATTGTTTAATTGTCCTATGTTATTTGTATTGTTAATCTCTGTAAGCCATCCTCTGACATTATATTTATACTGTAATTCTTGTAAGAATGTATTAGTAGTTGTCGCACTACCTGAGCGCTTTCCACCAACGCGTTTTTTCTCTAAAGCCCCTAGTTCATCATATACGTTTTCAAAAAGCACAACTTCTGCTAAATTATTAACCTTATGAGTTTGATGTAACAATCTTTCTGCGTGATCATAAACAAAGTTTTCTTCAACAATACTTTGCACTGCAACGTTATCTCTTTTGTGTTTAGTGGTTACTTTTAATGGAAGTCCTGTAAAAGTATACTTTGTATCTACTTGTGTATATCCTTGTAAATAATTCTTAGTATAACTTCTAAGAACACGACTGTTATAATCATACAACATAAAAGTAATATTTGCTTTATTCTCACTAGAAGTAGTTAATACTCTTGTCCAATTTCCTGTGAGTAATCCT is a window of Myroides oncorhynchi DNA encoding:
- a CDS encoding DUF6443 domain-containing protein codes for the protein MKTYLYILLFSICCLHAIVAQTKSQNYIKTTQYTQPVKQASTTLAQKTQVVYYDGLGRPIQEVAVGASPTKKSVVKYTEYDLNIGQTKDFLSYPVANGSSEYVANAKTGTLNYYNTDKYQKTTNPYSETLYEKSPLKRVLKTGSPGEDWKISGNNTIDFSYRFNTANEVKYRQAKATLASATGIYNVTIVEKGTYPVNSLYVTSVSDENGNVTQEFKDQEGKVVLKRVYNNLQGVPTLFSTVSNAPMSSPMPSASNIIGDELKGKSVQDVIDNFDKIVENLEKNVDNQIDNTTKEVEQLPNNPLRSSGVITGTGETLDTYYIYDQYGNLSIVTSPLLNGDVTLANVDKLGYQYKYDTKNRLVAKKLPGKTWEYMVYDKSDRLVAIGPVYNPFGTEAKGWMVTKYDAHSRVIYSGFYSGLTVSETTRKTFQDNVNANAISFEKRALSTNIGGAPVTYTNTVFPKDNLTVLSVNYYDDYTYPGAATNFTAIEGQTVIQNAKGLLTGNWTRVLTTSSENKANITFMLYDYNSRVLRSYTKNYLQGYTQVDTKYTFTGLPLKVTTKHKRDNVAVQSIVEENFVYDHAERLLHQTHKVNNLAEVVLFENVYDELGALEKKRVGGKRSGSATTTNTFLQELQYKYNVRGWLTEINNTNNIGQLNNGKRSLFALKLNYNKPEQSISGINALYNGNISEQIWVSGIDNKKRSYGYVYDGANRLVLGSFKSPDLNSASTANLYDEKLAYDKNGNILKLDRNGASVGGVTTVIDKLTYGYESGSNRLSTVRDATGNQEGFKQVNTAGADYIYDEFGNLTSDKHKKITKIKHNHLNLPVEINFGTDKIEYLYTASGEKIQKKVTEKGVVTLTDYLGGFQYVKGKLSFLPTAEGFFNAETNSYVYQFKDHLGNVRLSYSDKSKNNIIEANEVIEETNYYPFGLAHKGYNQKNDALMKDYKYQYNGKEKQEELGLNYYDYGARNYDAAIGRWMNVDPLAEKYPSWTPYHYVHNNPINLIDPTGMSAIPPEKGNFQNGDVHTDSDGSWTYNNGIWNDNSGGENNFIPEINIIAQKKESNSFWNFLADFTGGSQAVQIDADAQKLSANSDGSTDWRGYSGYSLMMEKATNPGNLEIGRNLFGRSLEVGKVETTTTKMSGRLGNMATRNQINEISSHLESRGYTITGGGGRTAEEYLRPLGGGRKGGSYLDITATHPSYPTLRINTVDVLKDGITPTTRELRNAARIRTQIGKGEHLILIPKQ
- a CDS encoding thioesterase domain-containing protein, which translates into the protein MDPLAEKYMSFTPYAYVGNRPLIAVDPDGKRIYFVAGANNDSDGWNYVNRFANIFNRNRIRDFYRVNASGGKTKDIAFTSSYRSYSNVGKGINGKIKRRDHKQIEKAVDGIKKTLKEKPLKEGEQLNLAGYSYGSVLQAHVALRLADEGIKVDNLVLIGSPISDKSELYNALLDNENIGKVIREDIVNDKLSNPQSLEEFIEGGKQNSSDKGPHFNLARPGDEEDKNIDKLAKKLVNEGVK